In the genome of Neodiprion pinetum isolate iyNeoPine1 chromosome 2, iyNeoPine1.2, whole genome shotgun sequence, one region contains:
- the Arl2 gene encoding ADP-ribosylation factor-like protein 2: protein MGLLTVLKKLKQKEKEVRILMLGLDNAGKTTILKRIIGEPIDTISPTLGFNIKTLEHRGYKLNIWDVGGQKSLRSYWRNYFECTDGLIWVVDSADKRRLEDCKAELVKLLQEERLEGASLLIFANKQDLPGALSAPEIAEVLDLSSIKSHHWQIYKCSAVTAENLLEGINWIIDDIAARIFYLD, encoded by the exons ATGGGGCTGTTAACAGTTCTCAAAAAGTTAAAGCAGAAGGAAAAGGAAGTTAGAATACTGATGCT GGGATTGGACAATGCAGGGAAAACTACGATACTGAAAAGAATAATCGGAGAACCAATAGACACAATTTCTCCCACACTTGGATTCAATATCAAAACACTGGAGCACCGAGGCTACAAACTGAATATATGGGACGTCGGAGGGCAAAAATCCCTCCGTTCTTATTGgcgtaattattttgaatgCACGGATGGTTTGATATGGGTTGTCGACAGCGCCGATAAGAGACGCTTAGAAGACTGCAAGGCTGAGCTGGTGAAACTTCTACAAGAAGAGAGACTGGAAGGTGCCAGTCTGCTGATATTCGCCAACAAACAGGATCTTCCGGGAGCTCTTTCAGCTCCTGAAATTGCCGAAGTGCTCGACTTGTCGTCTATAAAATCCCATCATTGGCAGATCTACAAATGCTCAGCTGTCACGGCCGAAAATTTGCTTGAAGGAATAAACTGGATAATCGATGACATTGCAGCTCGGATATTCTACCTTGATTAA
- the LOC124212319 gene encoding maltase 1-like, with the protein MINFPEVLTFWLDLDVDGFRIDAVPYFIESASLENETRSDRDVASTNYFYLNPTATKDRPENYPIVQEWKDHINNYTASKNNDKVRFICTEGYSDIDYVMKWYDYGVDFPFNLFFVKDGDIVDDAVMDTAENVYDIFIKWLDNMPSNKTVNWVLGNHDFSQIATRIGLYRTDGLHLSVLLMPGVTTLYFGDELGMTDTYLTCLYSRDPWRTPYQWDNTTASGFSINSTPFLKVNPNYSTVNLATEKEANFSHYKNIQQAIALRNTTVWREGTVDVELIEDQVVGIARQLDGDDPIVVLMNWENSTATVDLDNYFDSLPDELSLEIADIYSGLSTKIGDTYSKSSIELPEYGTMVLRGTSS; encoded by the exons ATGATCAATTTCCCGGAGGTTCTCACATTCTGGCTTGATCTTGACGTAGACGGCTTTCGTATCGACGCGGTACCTTATTTTATAGAATCCGCTTCTCTGGAGAACGAAACTAGGTCCGACCGTGATGTCGCCTCAACCAATTATTTCTACCTAAACCCCACCGCAACAAAGGATCGACCAGAAAATTATCCTATCGTACAAGAGTGGAAGGACCACATAAACAATTACACAGCCTCAAAGAATAACGACAAGGTTCGGTTCATCTGCACGGAAGGATACTCTGACATTGATTACGTTATGAAATGGTACGACTACGGTGTTGACTTCCCATTCAACCTTTTCTTTGTCAAAGACGGCGATATCGTTGACGACGCTGTTATGGATACAGCGGAGAACGTATACGACATATTCATCAAATGGCTCGACAATATGCCGTCGAATAAAACGGTTAATTGGGTG TTAGGGAATCACGACTTCTCTCAAATCGCCACAAGGATCGGACTGTACCGAACGGATGGGCTTCACTTATCCGTACTTTTGATGCCTGGTGTAACCACCTTGTACTTTGGAGATGAGCTCGGTATGACTGATACATATCTCACGTG TTTGTACTCGCGAGATCCCTGGCGCACTCCTTACCAATGGGATAACACCACTGCTTCCG GTTTCTCCATAAACTCTACTCCTTTCCTCAAGGTCAATCCGAACTACTCGACAGTAAACCTCGCCACTGAAAAAGAGGCGAATTTCAGccattataaaaatattcaacaagcAATCGCTCTGCGCAACACCACCGTATGGCGGGAGGGAACGGTCGACGTCGAACTTATTGAAGATCAGGTGGTAGGTATCGCTAGGCAACTTGATGGTGATGATCCCATAGTTGTGTTGATGAACTGGGAAAATTCCACCGCCACGGTCGACTTGGATAACTACTTCGACAGTCTGCCCGATGAGTTGTCACTCGAAATCGCTGATATCTATTCCGGATTGAGCACGAAAATTGG AGATACGTACAGCAAGTCAAGTATAGAACTTCCCGAGTATGGCACAATGGTCTTGCGCGGTACAAGTTCGTAG
- the LOC124212321 gene encoding malate dehydrogenase, mitochondrial, with translation MFGAFRKARWNSAVIKIPRRYFRTTVPTNSKVMKVAILGAAGRTGRCLALLLKRSSIVDELAIYDILPMHSLALELNHVDARCKVNGYSGPSSIHEALRNAKVVIITAGQPEKLKRNSEQILKPNAKILSQLIPHLTEHCPRAMLGVVTSPVNVLIPMIAELYKKSGLYELNNIFGVTTLDCVRSNTFAAEILGLPPEAVVVPVIGGSCARTCVPLFSHIKPSCKLTNVSISGLSLSVKSANEKLMNAYDGSGTPSLSMAFAAARFCVSLCKGLRGLPGVVECAYVRSCVVPEVTYFASPLQLGPDGVQKNLGVPPLTDYECKMLNSAIPLLKTGIKIGENLALGSKTPSTEVCPTDPTPCPSPVLTARIRHPNPNSPIPAA, from the exons ATGTTTGGGGCTTTTCGCAAAGCCAGGTGGAACTCTGcggtgataaaaattccacGTCGATATTTCCGAACGACTGTTCCGACGAATTCGAAGGTTATGAAAGTCGCGATTCTGGGCGCTGCTGGGAGAACAG GGAGATGTCTTGCTCTGCTTTTAAAGCGGTCAAGTATCGTCGACGAGCTTGCGATCTACGACATACTGCCGATGCATAGTCTTGCCCTTGAACTGAACCACGTCGATGCTCGATGCAAGGTGAACGGTTACTCAGGTCCCTCGAGCATTCACGAGGCATTGAGGAACGCCAAAGTTGTTATAATAACCGCGGGACAAccggaaaaattaaaacgcaACAGTGAGCAAATTCTCAAACCGAATGCGAAAATATTGTCCCAACTGATTCCCCATCTGACCGAGCACTGCCCCAGG GCCATGCTGGGCGTCGTTACGAGTCCGGTGAACGTTCTGATACCGATGATCGCcgaattgtacaaaaaatcgGGTCTCTACGAGCTGAACAACATATTCGGGGTGACTACGCTGGATTGCGTACGATCGAATACGTTCGCCGCGGAGATTCTGGGACTGCCTCCGGAAGCAGTGGTGGTTCCGGTTATCGGCGGAAGCTGTGCGCGGACTTGCGTCCCGCTTTTCTCTCACATCAAGCCTAGCTGCAAATTAACGAACGTCAGT ATCAGCGGGCTCAGTTTGTCGGTAAAATCAGCAAATGAGAAACTCATGAATGCCTACGATGGTAGCGGCACCCCTTCATTGAGCATGGCATTCGCTGCTGCAAGATTCTGCGTTTCTTTGTGCAAAG GACTTCGCGGCTTGCCGGGTGTCGTTGAATGCGCCTACGTCCGGTCCTGCGTCGTGCCGGAAGTGACGTATTTCGCATCGCCTCTGCAACTCGGGCCCGACGGGGTCCAAAAGAATTTGGGTGTGCCGCCGCTCACGGATTACGAATGCAAGATGTTGAATTCCGCGATTCCTTTGTTGAAGACGGGCATCAAGATTGGGGAG AATCTGGCACTCGGCTCCAAGACTCCCTCCACCGAAGTCTGCCCGACGGATCCAACGCCTTGCCCAAGTCCCGTTCTAACGGCTCGCATACGACATCCAAATCCGAATTCTCCGATCCCTGCTGCGTAG